AAGCACCTGTGAATGGCCCATCTTCTAGGATACAGAGAAGTGGATTTGTGTCACTGGCTGGTAATGATCACCCAAGGAATTCATTCAGACATCGTAATGCTGGGCAGCGTCCTCGAGGAGATGGCTCTCACCATCAGAATTATGGAGGTAGGCGCAATCCAGCCCTAGGAAATCAAGACTGGAATGGTCGAAACTTTAATAGCAGGGATGCTCATATGCAACCAAGAGTTGTTCCCAGGTTAATGAGGCATCAGCCACCAGCTCCACCTCCTAATGCTGCACCATTTATTGCTCCTCCACCTGTACGGCCATTTGGCACTCCTGTAGGATATCCTGGTAAGCTATATTTTTCTAATTGTTTTTGCTTTTTCTGGTTGAGGAAGGGAGGAATTCTAAGTTTTCCCTATTTCTCTATCTTCTTGCAGAATTGGCATCTCAATTTTATTTCATACCTGCTCCTCCTCCAGAATCACTTAGAGGTGTGCCATTTGTTGCTCCAATGCCCCCAGTGCTTTTCCCTGCTCCAGAGCCTCCAGACCGCCAGTTGCATGCTAACATAGTGAATCAGATTGATTATTACTTCAGGTTATGCTTTTTTTTGCATGTTGACTTAGGCCAGCTTGGTTAATTCTATGGCAACATCTTGGTATTTATGTCAGATAAGAGGCTAACTGCCTGTATCTTTATGGTAGTGATGAAAATCTTATCAAGGACACTTACTTGCGGCAGAACATGGATGACCAGGGATGGGTTCCTATTAAATTAATAGCTGGCTTTAGAAAGGTAAGCTTCTAGAGGCTTTGGAGCTGGTTTCATTTTCTGATTGTGATATCCTGTTAGGTAAAGGTAATGTCGCATGTTAGGTGTCTATCATTGACTATCTATATGCATCAATGATGAAGAAATCACAATTTCTTATACTCTCTTCTTGTTTGTATATGTATACATTACATTAGCATTCAGTTAACACATGCTCATACGGTCTACAAATTCATACATGTCTTGCTATAAATGGACATTTCCCACTTATACGCATTCATGCCCACCCTTTAGATACTATTCAAAGTAATCTCTATTTTTAGAGATATTTAGTGCATAGGCACCTGTCTACATTACTTGTATTGAGGTACATTGGATCTTGTAGTCCTTCCATTTGCTTTTGCTCCAACTAATTCTaccaatggttttttttttttaattcatggAGAGCTGGATCAACCACAACGGGTAACgactttgctttttttttttttaagttttataatttttaaatattaaaaattgtataTTCTTTACATGATCATAAACTTAACGTTTTTAATTGAGCAGAATTTGCCTGTGTCAGATAGATGATATTCTTCTTTTACCAGTTGAAGTTTTACTCTTTTTTGGTGTAAATTTACTCACTTGATTATTCTGTGAAATTTTctcttaaattaaatattttaggatTTGATCATATAATGTTTAAACCTTTTGCCAGGTAAGGTAGTGAGCAATGATAGTCCTATAGGTAGAAGTGATATACTCTTCCTCTGGAAGTCTAGCTTTTGTGTTTGGTTTCTAAAATTTACATCTCTTTCTTGTGAAATGTATGCTGATGCTATTGCTATGCCTACTGTTAGAAGGTGAGCTTATTTTAGGACTCTCTGCAAAAGCAACATTTTCTATGGCTTCTTCTTTTCAGGTTTCACTTTTGACAGATAATATTCAGCTTATACGGGATGCTCTGCGAAGTTCAACAGTTGTGGAAGTGCAGGTATCTTCTAGATTGAAGTCCTGGGTTGTATGTTCCTCACTGCTTGGTCAATAATGAAATGTTTCCCCTTAATATGTGCTTCTCTAATCCGTCTTCAAGACATGCACATATGTGCATACAGATTACAACTTGATGTTCTGTTAGAACTGAGCTCCACATGATActgtttctttttctttactCACTTATGAATTTACATTTTAGGGTGAAAAAGTAAGGAAGCGGATTGATTGGATGAAATGGATCCTGCCACCTTCTGTTAAGTTCCCTGCCATGTCTGGTCAGGATATGCTGGTTGCCCGTGTTCAGGATATTTCATTGGATCAGAGAACTGCTGACGTGAGTGGTTCAAGGAACCAAGAAGATGCTTGTGCTGGACTATCAGATAGATCATCATCTGGGGAGTTCAATAATCGGTCACAGGTATTCAGCAGTGAGGGAACAGCTGTGAGTGCTCAAAGTGTTGCAGCGAGTAACTAATAATAAACTAATTGTGCATTGGAGAGCTTATGCTTGCTAAACTTTCCGGGAGCTGAGGGTGATTTGAAAGACATCAGTTTTTGCCTTGGCATGATGGAATATGATTTATCTTACAGGTTGCTAAGTTGGGAAAACATGActagaaagaaaaggaaaggcaATTTCTAGAATTCCTAGAAAAAAAAATGGAGGATTAGAACATTTTAGACCTGAGATAGTAGCTCGAAATTGTGGTGACTATATGTAATGGGTTTAAAATTTAGGGGGATTTTACATTTGGCTTTACTACTATTAGTGGTGGAGCGGTGGACGTTAAGATCGGGGGAATTTTTTATATGCTTCCCATTGCTACTCGTAGCcatcttttcctttttccttgcTTTAACAATTACCAAGAAAGAGCTGCATTCATTTCTCATCTATGTACTGTGTTAATTCATAGTGTATCTACTATCTAAGGACTTGCATTTGCTGCATAAAATTGGTAGGGCAAACCCTGGAAGACGAGGACCGGCTGTGATGAGTCTTCTTAGTCCTTTTgattggagacattatttatacacCTTTTTTTTACCACATCATCTATGAGCTTAACCAACTAAATCTATCCATGTCATATATTTTTTCTATGGTAGTGAACAAAAATCTTATTCCAAATCTATTGAAAGACCTAATAGCCTTAATTTGCTTGCTGGCATTGGACAGGTGTGGTTTGCCAAGAATCCATTATTTACAGCAATCTCATCAATGGCAGTGATGCTAAGAAACGACCACCTTTGAATGAGACCGGAAAGATACTGAAAGAATCAGTGATTATGGAATTACAAATTAATACCATTTCTATGCCAAATCAATTCTTTAAGTTGCTCCTCTCATTTTCAGCACTTGGGTCGAttcttatatatataaagaaacgAGTATTTCGTATATACATGGATTTTTCTAAGCTGAGTCAAATGGAGTTCCAAAAAATTAGAGATGTTTGTATTTCCGTTCATATTTCACTGGTTTTatcgaatatatacatatatatataaaaaaaaaagaaggaattaTCAAGTGTCAGTTAGCCAAACACTCAGAAGGATGTTTGTATTTCCGTCTGACATTTGAAGTAGTTTTAGCTGGAAATCCTGGATTCTCGGCAAGCTTTAGCCaagcaaataaaataatttaactgatttgg
This is a stretch of genomic DNA from Gossypium arboreum isolate Shixiya-1 chromosome 11, ASM2569848v2, whole genome shotgun sequence. It encodes these proteins:
- the LOC108474225 gene encoding la-related protein 1C translates to MGANINMANFSTSAVLTAVNHSPGCPDQSHPATRPISASWSQIVLGESEPLAGVPLSPSSSSSSSTAVIEPPVTTAVEGEGVDNVSAGPNGNAGKRPAWNKPSDGATEFGPVIEADAWPALSKSARVSSKPSSDSSRALPDGSPSVVPFSQGSGSTSVLSSSQKQAKNVEKLNLNSTPNHAMPARQRSMKRNSNNSASSGGLLQPPPEGPLVEAPVNGPSSRIQRSGFVSLAGNDHPRNSFRHRNAGQRPRGDGSHHQNYGGRRNPALGNQDWNGRNFNSRDAHMQPRVVPRLMRHQPPAPPPNAAPFIAPPPVRPFGTPVGYPELASQFYFIPAPPPESLRGVPFVAPMPPVLFPAPEPPDRQLHANIVNQIDYYFSDENLIKDTYLRQNMDDQGWVPIKLIAGFRKVSLLTDNIQLIRDALRSSTVVEVQGEKVRKRIDWMKWILPPSVKFPAMSGQDMLVARVQDISLDQRTADVSGSRNQEDACAGLSDRSSSGEFNNRSQVFSSEGTAVSAQSVAASN